The Primulina eburnea isolate SZY01 chromosome 8, ASM2296580v1, whole genome shotgun sequence genome contains a region encoding:
- the LOC140839952 gene encoding probable serine/threonine-protein kinase PBL7 → MGCFPCSGESSVNRKMERKNKNNIKNDRRRKADYSQQPQDTHKTSPRDKIVKEDSKDVNHSGIEHTVKEVPDASNSSCDGETKDVKARKFAFSDLVAATQNFKDEYFLGEGGFGKVYKGHLQDTDEIVAIKQLDRNGCQGIREFVVEVLTLGTADHPNLVKLIGYCAEGDQRLLVYEYMSHGSLEDHLHDLRPHVKWLDWNTRMKIAAGAAKGLEYLHDKMKPPIIYRDLKCSNILLGDGYHPKLSDFGLAKVGPSGDQTHVSTRVMGTYGYCAPDYAMTGQLTFKSDIYSFGVCLLEIITGRRAIDNRRCASEQNLISWAKPLFKDRKKFHQMADPALEGRYPVRGLYQALAIAAMCVQEQPNMRPLIADIVIALNYLASQIYDPNIHPIQTPGKSPASRRVKREEEHRHPAH, encoded by the exons ATACGCACAAAACGAGTCCACGTGATAAAATTGTGAAAGAGGATTCAAAGGATGTAAATCATTCTGGCATAGAACACACGGTCAAGGAGGTGCCTGATGCCAGTAATAGTTCTTGTGACGGAGAGACGAAAGACGTCAAAGCAAGGAAATTTGCATTTTCTGATCTAGTAGCTGCTACTCAGAATTTCAAAGATGAATATTTCCTCGGTGAGGGGGGATTCGGAAAAGTTTATAAAGGTCATTTGCAGGACACTGATGAG ATTGTAGCGATCAAGCAACTTGATCGAAATGGATGCCAAGGGATTCGGGAATTTGTGGTAGAAGTTCTAACATTAGGTACAGCTGACCACCCAAATCTCGTCAAGTTAATTGGTTACTGTGCTGAAGGAGATCAGAGGCTATTAGTGTACGAGTACATGTCACATGGTTCTTTGGAGGACCATTTACATG ACCTTCGCCCTCATGTAAAATGGCTAGATTGGAACACTAGAATGAAGATAGCAGCTGGTGCGGCAAAAGGCTTAGAGTATTTGCACGACAAGATGAAACCGCCCATCATATATCGTGATTTGAAGTGTTCCAACATTTTGCTCGGGGATGGATATCATCCAAAACTATCGGATTTTGGATTGGCAAAAGTCGGCCCTTCTGGAGATCAGACGCATGTTTCGACCAGAGTGATGGGCACGTATGGATACTGTGCACCTGATTATGCAATGACCGGACAACTTACATTCAAGTCCGATATTTATAGTTTTGGTGTTTGTCTTCTAGAGATCATTACGGGCAGAAGGGCCATTGACAACAGAAGATGCGCTTCAGAGCAAAATCTGATCTCATGG GCCAAACCATTATTCAAGGACCGCAAAAAATTCCATCAAATGGCTGATCCAGCACTGGAAGGTCGATATCCCGTGAGAGGCTTATATCAGGCTCTTGCAATCGCCGCGATGTGCGTCCAAGAACAGCCTAACATGCGTCCTCTCATCGCCGATATTGTTATAGCATTGAACTACCTTGCTTCCCAGATATACGATCCGAACATCCATCCTATCCAAACTCCCGGAAAGAGCCCTGCTTCGCGCAGAGTCAAGAGAGAAGAGGAACACAGACACCCTGCTCACTGA
- the LOC140838030 gene encoding uncharacterized protein — protein sequence MNHSSHRLPHTGFISLRTSITWLVLAMLLIYSIYSTKLVLNKDGSPPCSLSSPVVYAKESLEKIVENHPPPPVNCSSKKDSSDVVSPPSCERDEIQLKDVVFCIAASANLWEKRKEYIKLWWRPGETRGVVWLDEKVRINRKEGLPDIRISGDTSKYQYTNRQGKRSALRISRVVSETLRLGMKDVKWFVMGDDDTVFMVENVLRVISKYDHNQYYYIGSSSESHIQNIFFSYAMAYGGGGFAISYPLAKEIEKMQDRCIQRYPGLYGSDDRIQACMAELGVPLTKEAGFHQYDVYGNLLGLLGAHPVTPLVSLHHLDVVDPIFPGMTRVEGIKRLFESVKQDSASIIQQSICYNKRRNWSISVSWGYVVQIVRGVISPRELETPTRTFLNWYKRADYTAYAFNTRPVARQPCQKPFLFYLSSVKYDENRKQIIGVYSRYKESQPYCRWRHDSPEKLESVVILKRPDSGRWKRSPRRDCCRVLPSRKNSVLYLWVDNCRQGEIIEL from the exons ATGAACCATTCCTCGCATCGCCTCCCGCACACTGGCTTCATCAGCCTTCGCACATCTATAACCTGGTTAGTCTTGGCCATGCTTCTAATTTATTCCATTTACTCCACAAAGCTCGTTTTGAATAAAGACGGAAGTCCCCCTTGTTCTTTATCATCTCCCGTTGTGTATGCTAAGGAAAGCCTGGAAAAGATTGTGGAAAATCACCCCCCACCTCCCGTAAATTGCTCTTCTAAAAAAGATTCAAGTGATGTTGTTTCGCCCCCGTCGTGTGAAAGAGATGAAATCCAGCTTAAAGATGTCGTTTTCTGCATTGCTGCTTCTGCGAATCTCTGGGAAAAGAGGAAAGAGTACATAAAGTTGTGGTGGAGGCCCGGGGAGACTAGAGGGGTCGTTTGGTTAGATGAGAAGGTGAGGATTAATCGAAAGGAAGGATTGCCAGATATTCGAATCTCGGGCGATACTTCAAAATATCAGTACACGAACAGACAGGGAAAGCGATCGGCCTTGAGGATCTCGAGGGTGGTTTCGGAGACTCTAAGGTTGGGGATGAAAGATGTGAAGTGGTTTGTCATGGGAGATGATGACACAGTTTTCATGGTAGAAAATGTATTAAGAGTGATTTCGAAATATGATCATAATCAGTATTACTATATTGGTAGTTCATCAGAAAGCcatattcaaaatatatttttctcatATGCTATGGCTTATGGTGGAGGGGGATTCGCCATTAGCTATCCTTTGGCTAAAGAGATCGAAAAAATGCAAGATCGGTGTATTCAACGGTACCCTGGGTTGTATGGGAGTGATGATAGGATTCAAGCTTGTATGGCAGAATTGGGGGTGCCTCTAACCAAAGAAGCTGGTTTTCATCAA TATGATGTGTATGGGAACCTATTAGGCCTTCTTGGAGCACACCCTGTAACTCCACTGGTATCACTTCACCATCTTGATGTGGTGGATCCTATATTCCCCGGTATGACTAGAGTTGAGGGCATTAAACGTCTGTTCGAATCGGTGAAGCAGGATTCGGCCAGCATAATCCAACAATCCATCTGTTATAACAAGAGAAGGAACTGGTCCATCTCTGTTTCATGGGGCTATGTGGTTCAAATCGTCAGGGGTGTCATCTCTCCTAGAGAGCTAGAAACGCCCACGAGGACGTTTCTGAACTGGTATAAACGAGCCGATTATACTGCATATGCATTCAACACTAGGCCTGTGGCTAGGCAGCCTTGCCAAAAGCCGTTCTTGTTCTACTTGAGCTCCGTTAAATATGACGAGAATAGGAAACAAATCATCGGGGTTTATTCCCGGTATAAAGAGTCGCAACCTTATTGCCGATGGAGACATGATTCGCCTGAAAAACTCGAGTCTGTAGTCATCTTGAAAAGGCCAGATAGCGGCAGATGGAAGAGG TCACCTAGGAGGGATTGTTGTAGAGTTTTACCTTCAAGAAAGAACTCGGTTTTGTACCTATGGGTGGATAACTGCAGACAAGGCGAGATTATCGAATTATAG